The following coding sequences lie in one Vibrio casei genomic window:
- a CDS encoding GH36-type glycosyl hydrolase domain-containing protein, translated as MKYGFFDNDNREYVITRPDVPAPWTNYLGTEKFCTVISHNAGGYSFYNSPEYNRVTKFRPNASFDRPGHYVYLRDDETGDYWSISWQPVAKSLDEASYEIRHGLSYSTFKCEYNGITATKTLFVPKGEDAEVWDVVIKNTDNKPRTISAFSFVEFSFSHIQSDNQNHQMSLYSAGTEYRNGVIEYDLYYNTNDFEGFYYLASTFDPDSYDGQRDSFLGLYRDEANPIAVEQGQCSNSAQTCYNHCGSLHKQFVIQPGEEVRFAYILGMGKGNGEKLRAKYQDLANLDADFAGIKAHWDERCNKFQVKSPNEGVDTMINAWTLYQAETCVVWSRFASFIEVGGRTGLGYRDTAQDAISVPHANPSMTRKRLVDLLRGQVKAGYGLHLFDPDWFDPEKADVVPSKSPTVVPTPSDEDKIHGIEDTCSDDHLWLVPTICKYVMETGEESFFDEVIPYADGGNASVYDHMKAALDFSAEYVGNTGICKGLRADWNDCLNLGGGESSMVSFLHYWALQEFIDLAKHLGKTEDVDKYSTMAEGVRQACETHLWDDEGGWYIRGLTKNGDKIGTAQQTEGKIHLESNTLAVLSGAVSQERGERAMDSVDEHLYSPYGLHLNSPSFATPNDDIGFVTRVYQGVKENGAIFSHPNPWAWVAEAKLGRGDQAMKFYDALNPYNQNDMIETRIAEPYSYVQFIMGRDHQDHGRANHPWLTGTSGWAYFAVTNFILGVRTGFEGLTVDPCIPTAWPSFDVTRQWRGATYNITVKNPNNVSKGVQSITVNGEAIEGAIPVQAEGSINDIIVILG; from the coding sequence ATGAAATACGGTTTTTTCGACAATGATAATCGTGAATACGTCATCACTCGTCCTGACGTACCAGCACCTTGGACCAACTACCTAGGCACAGAGAAATTTTGTACTGTCATTTCACATAATGCAGGTGGTTACTCTTTTTATAACTCTCCAGAATACAATCGAGTGACTAAATTCCGCCCGAACGCATCATTTGATAGACCAGGGCACTATGTCTATTTACGTGATGATGAGACTGGCGATTATTGGTCTATCTCATGGCAACCTGTCGCTAAAAGCCTAGATGAAGCTTCTTATGAAATACGTCATGGTTTGTCATACTCTACATTTAAGTGTGAATACAACGGCATTACTGCAACTAAAACCTTATTTGTCCCCAAAGGTGAAGATGCCGAAGTGTGGGATGTCGTCATTAAAAATACGGATAACAAACCACGTACCATTAGTGCATTTTCTTTTGTGGAATTCTCTTTCAGCCACATTCAATCAGATAATCAAAACCATCAGATGTCCCTTTATTCTGCTGGAACAGAATATCGTAATGGCGTGATCGAATACGATCTGTATTACAACACCAATGACTTTGAAGGTTTTTATTACCTCGCCTCTACCTTCGATCCCGATTCTTACGATGGTCAACGTGATAGCTTCCTTGGGTTATACCGTGATGAAGCCAACCCGATTGCGGTTGAGCAAGGTCAATGTTCAAACTCAGCACAAACTTGTTATAACCATTGTGGTTCATTACACAAACAATTCGTAATTCAACCCGGAGAAGAAGTCCGATTTGCTTACATTCTTGGCATGGGTAAAGGCAATGGTGAAAAGCTGCGCGCTAAATACCAAGATCTTGCTAACCTTGATGCTGACTTTGCTGGAATAAAAGCACACTGGGATGAGCGTTGTAACAAGTTCCAAGTGAAATCCCCTAATGAAGGTGTGGATACCATGATCAACGCATGGACCCTCTACCAAGCAGAAACGTGTGTCGTATGGTCTCGTTTCGCCTCTTTCATTGAGGTCGGTGGGCGTACTGGTCTTGGATATCGTGACACTGCGCAAGATGCGATTTCTGTGCCTCATGCTAACCCATCCATGACTCGTAAGCGCTTAGTTGATTTACTACGAGGCCAAGTCAAAGCAGGCTACGGTTTGCACTTATTTGATCCTGACTGGTTCGATCCTGAAAAAGCCGATGTCGTTCCATCCAAATCGCCAACCGTGGTTCCAACACCAAGTGATGAAGATAAGATCCACGGCATCGAAGATACCTGCTCAGACGATCACTTATGGCTGGTTCCGACGATTTGTAAGTACGTGATGGAAACCGGTGAAGAATCGTTCTTTGATGAAGTGATCCCTTATGCCGATGGCGGTAATGCTAGTGTTTACGATCACATGAAAGCTGCTCTGGATTTCTCTGCCGAATATGTCGGTAACACTGGTATTTGTAAAGGCTTACGTGCAGATTGGAACGATTGCCTCAACCTCGGTGGCGGTGAATCATCCATGGTTTCTTTTCTTCATTACTGGGCACTACAAGAGTTTATCGATCTTGCTAAGCACCTTGGTAAAACCGAGGATGTTGATAAATACAGCACCATGGCGGAAGGTGTTCGTCAGGCTTGTGAAACTCACCTGTGGGATGATGAAGGAGGCTGGTACATTCGCGGCTTAACTAAAAATGGCGATAAGATCGGTACCGCTCAACAAACTGAAGGCAAGATCCACTTAGAGTCAAATACTCTAGCGGTCCTTTCTGGAGCGGTATCTCAAGAACGCGGTGAGCGAGCAATGGATTCGGTAGATGAGCATTTATACTCGCCATACGGCTTGCACTTAAACTCGCCATCATTTGCAACGCCAAACGATGACATTGGTTTTGTCACTCGTGTTTATCAAGGCGTAAAAGAAAACGGCGCGATCTTCTCACATCCAAACCCTTGGGCGTGGGTAGCAGAAGCCAAGCTGGGTCGTGGCGATCAAGCGATGAAGTTCTACGATGCACTAAACCCATACAATCAAAATGACATGATTGAAACGCGCATTGCCGAACCTTACTCATACGTGCAATTTATCATGGGCCGCGATCATCAAGACCATGGCCGCGCCAATCACCCTTGGCTAACCGGAACCTCTGGCTGGGCTTACTTTGCCGTGACTAACTTTATTTTAGGGGTTCGTACCGGATTTGAAGGTTTAACCGTTGATCCTTGTATTCCAACTGCATGGCCGAGCTTTGACGTAACGCGTCAATGGCGTGGAGCAACATACAACATCACGGTAAAAAATCCGAATAATGTCAGCAAAGGCGTTCAATCCATCACTGTTAATGGTGAGGCCATTGAAGGGGCGATTCCGGTTCAAGCCGAAGGCAGCATTAACGATATTATAGTGATTTTAGGGTAA
- a CDS encoding phosphoglucomutase/phosphomannomutase family protein, with product MIKFGTGGWRAFIGEEFTQANVRLVAQALSNIIQHENAAKNGFVIGYDRRFLSDKAARWFAEILAGNGIKVSFINRFVPTPIVMFKAKEMDCHYSACITASHNPADYNGIKVFIQGGRDADEVITQKIESQIAELQDSDVQLIDFDDARDNGLIEIINPMNEFVDSIINFIDMESIKKANLRVLIDPMFGVAKNALQTVLINGRCDVDVINDGENPSFGGLMPSPNAATLYRLKHLVAAEGYDIGIGTDGDADRLGIIDEEGHFIHPNEVLLLLYYYMLEYKGWKGSVVRNIATTHLLDKVAADHGEKSFEVPVGFKHISSQMEADDSLIGGESSGGLTIRGHIKGKDGVFASTLLVEMISVTGKKLSEMLDEIYGKYGYAYTAEGDCTFKPAQKEALYNKIYVEKLMPKFEYDVERISYEDGAKVYFRNGGWVIARFSGTEPLLRIFSEMEDQSTAESMVTQMKAFLAL from the coding sequence ATGATCAAATTTGGAACCGGCGGTTGGCGCGCTTTTATTGGGGAAGAGTTTACCCAAGCTAACGTACGCCTAGTTGCTCAAGCACTCTCAAATATCATTCAACATGAAAATGCCGCTAAAAATGGTTTCGTTATTGGCTATGACCGCCGATTTTTATCCGACAAAGCGGCGAGATGGTTTGCTGAGATTCTAGCCGGGAATGGAATTAAAGTCAGCTTCATTAATCGTTTTGTGCCCACTCCGATTGTGATGTTCAAAGCCAAAGAAATGGACTGTCACTATTCCGCTTGTATTACGGCGTCTCACAATCCTGCCGATTACAACGGAATTAAAGTATTCATTCAAGGTGGGCGGGATGCCGATGAAGTAATCACACAAAAAATAGAATCTCAAATTGCCGAGCTACAAGATTCTGATGTTCAATTAATCGATTTTGATGACGCACGAGATAATGGTCTCATTGAGATAATCAACCCAATGAACGAGTTTGTGGATTCAATCATTAACTTTATTGATATGGAATCGATCAAAAAAGCCAACCTACGCGTATTAATCGATCCCATGTTTGGCGTGGCAAAAAATGCCCTCCAGACTGTTTTAATTAATGGCCGTTGTGACGTGGATGTGATTAACGATGGTGAAAACCCATCCTTTGGAGGCTTAATGCCCTCTCCAAATGCGGCAACCTTATACCGCTTAAAACATTTAGTCGCAGCCGAAGGATATGATATTGGTATCGGTACTGATGGCGATGCCGATCGCTTAGGTATTATTGATGAAGAAGGCCACTTTATTCACCCCAACGAAGTACTGCTTCTTTTGTATTACTACATGTTGGAATACAAAGGTTGGAAAGGCTCAGTGGTGCGCAATATCGCCACTACCCATCTGTTGGATAAAGTCGCAGCCGATCATGGTGAAAAAAGCTTTGAGGTTCCTGTAGGCTTTAAGCACATTAGTAGTCAAATGGAAGCTGATGATTCATTAATTGGCGGTGAAAGCTCAGGTGGTTTAACCATCCGTGGGCACATTAAAGGCAAAGATGGTGTGTTTGCTTCAACTTTATTAGTCGAAATGATCAGTGTGACGGGTAAGAAATTATCGGAAATGCTCGACGAAATTTATGGAAAATATGGTTATGCCTACACCGCAGAAGGTGATTGCACCTTTAAACCGGCTCAAAAAGAAGCGCTATACAACAAAATCTATGTTGAAAAGTTAATGCCCAAATTTGAGTATGATGTTGAGCGCATCAGCTATGAAGATGGCGCAAAAGTTTACTTCCGCAATGGCGGTTGGGTGATAGCTCGATTCTCTGGTACCGAGCCTTTACTGCGTATTTTCTCTGAAATGGAAGATCAATCAACTGCAGAATCAATGGTCACACAGATGAAAGCCTTTTTAGCATTGTAG
- the emrD gene encoding multidrug efflux MFS transporter EmrD produces the protein MSAPLSFIKLTFLIAILAAVGQMTQTMYVPSMGYMAREFSVSAASMQAVMACYLIPYGLSQFIYGPLSDRLGRRPIILTGLMIYILGSLAALFAHSFPLFLAASFIQGMGIGCGGAMARTLSRDCFSGLALHKVNSLISMCLIFSPLVAPLLGGYLTEVFHWRSSYLFLTLFSVGVTIIMFTHMKETLPKTSRRYDSVATSYRYVLGHRQFQGYLLCLVATFAGVALFEAAAGVLLGGKLKLPATTVSLLFILPIPGYLLGAAMSNWIASRHSEKRALNFGLVAIAIGSLVIFIPGVFGYTNALTLVGGATIYFLGSGVLFPAATTGAISPFPHHAGTAGALLGGIQNFGAGMATLIAAMMPAQNQLPLGALMLAMSLLAVIGLHRVNKTPMPPDVLGSTL, from the coding sequence ATGTCTGCGCCTCTTAGTTTTATCAAACTAACCTTCTTGATTGCCATTTTGGCAGCAGTAGGACAAATGACGCAAACCATGTATGTGCCTTCTATGGGATACATGGCTCGTGAATTTAGTGTTTCAGCAGCCTCGATGCAGGCCGTCATGGCTTGCTACTTAATCCCTTATGGGTTATCACAATTCATTTATGGTCCATTATCGGATCGCTTAGGCCGTCGCCCTATCATTCTTACAGGCTTGATGATCTATATTCTAGGATCGCTCGCCGCTTTATTTGCCCATAGCTTCCCTTTATTCCTTGCTGCCAGTTTTATCCAAGGTATGGGCATTGGCTGCGGAGGAGCAATGGCTCGTACGCTAAGCCGTGATTGTTTTTCCGGCTTAGCGTTACATAAAGTAAATAGCCTTATCAGCATGTGTTTAATATTTTCACCGTTAGTCGCTCCGCTACTAGGTGGATATTTAACGGAAGTTTTTCATTGGCGAAGCAGCTACTTATTTTTAACCTTGTTCAGCGTTGGTGTCACCATCATCATGTTTACGCATATGAAAGAAACGCTACCAAAAACATCACGTCGATACGACTCGGTTGCCACCAGCTATCGCTACGTATTAGGTCATCGTCAATTCCAAGGCTATTTACTTTGCCTTGTCGCCACCTTTGCCGGAGTAGCATTATTTGAAGCGGCGGCAGGTGTATTACTTGGTGGTAAATTAAAGCTTCCAGCAACAACGGTGAGTTTACTGTTTATTCTCCCCATTCCGGGCTATTTATTAGGCGCAGCAATGTCAAATTGGATTGCTTCTCGCCATTCTGAAAAGCGCGCTTTAAACTTCGGCTTGGTCGCGATTGCTATTGGTTCGTTAGTGATCTTCATTCCTGGCGTATTTGGTTACACCAATGCTCTAACTTTAGTTGGTGGTGCAACCATCTACTTTTTAGGCTCTGGCGTACTATTTCCCGCGGCAACTACCGGAGCAATTTCACCTTTCCCGCACCATGCAGGAACAGCGGGTGCCTTACTCGGTGGAATTCAAAACTTCGGCGCAGGAATGGCAACCTTGATTGCAGCGATGATGCCAGCTCAGAACCAACTACCACTAGGTGCCTTGATGCTCGCCATGTCTTTACTTGCTGTGATTGGCTTACACAGAGTCAATAAAACGCCGATGCCACCTGATGTATTGGGTAGCACACTGTAA
- a CDS encoding HopJ type III effector protein, with the protein MALTEFLHQVTTEPLSVEFEQTIAVIDSSFTFTPTAFTNGDISNDAGQNNGSCKIFAFAQMHNLTQAQTLACFGKFYRQDVLEHPENDDHQNIRNFIQYGWDGIKFPSPALN; encoded by the coding sequence ATGGCGTTGACTGAGTTTTTGCATCAGGTAACCACCGAGCCACTGTCGGTTGAGTTTGAACAGACTATTGCGGTGATTGATAGTAGTTTCACATTTACTCCTACGGCATTTACTAATGGTGATATAAGTAATGACGCTGGGCAAAATAATGGGTCTTGTAAGATCTTCGCGTTTGCACAAATGCATAATTTAACTCAAGCACAAACTTTGGCGTGTTTCGGTAAATTTTATCGCCAAGATGTATTAGAGCATCCAGAAAATGATGATCATCAGAATATACGTAACTTTATTCAATACGGTTGGGATGGGATTAAGTTTCCATCGCCGGCCTTGAATTAA
- a CDS encoding ABC transporter ATP-binding protein, with product MTLPTHSISSDPSPDKTALKIEHLTCRYATGHGSTKGQLVPVLENLSLSVQQGEIVCLLGASGCGKTTLLKAIAGLLPLSSGEMVLNQKVIDDGENWLPPEQRNIGLIFQDYALFPHLSVSDNISFGLQDKNKAQQKTIVESMLELVHLIGLEDRYPHQLSGGQQQRVAIARSLACQPDLLLLDEPFSNIDTQVRHELIRDIRNIFKQQGVTAIFVTHSREEAFAFSDKMAVMNKGVIEQFGSAAQLYYQPSSKFVANFLGGGCYLPAEKLSDGQFDTVLGTLLITSKNQIEIGKACEILLRPQQVLLLHDEESEIRVIEQQFMGDHCRYVIDVHGVHLLAQSNHLLEVGQKVNVEVDCEEALVF from the coding sequence ATGACATTGCCTACTCATTCTATCTCTTCTGATCCTTCTCCTGACAAGACTGCGTTGAAGATTGAACATTTAACTTGTCGCTATGCTACAGGGCATGGTTCGACGAAGGGGCAACTTGTACCGGTTTTAGAGAACTTAAGCTTATCAGTACAACAAGGTGAAATTGTGTGTTTACTCGGGGCGAGCGGCTGCGGGAAAACCACCCTACTAAAAGCTATTGCGGGTTTGTTGCCATTATCTTCTGGTGAGATGGTGCTAAATCAAAAAGTGATTGATGATGGTGAAAATTGGTTGCCACCAGAGCAAAGAAATATAGGTCTTATTTTTCAAGATTATGCTTTATTTCCACATTTGTCCGTTTCTGACAATATCTCGTTTGGTTTACAAGATAAAAATAAAGCTCAGCAGAAAACCATTGTAGAAAGTATGTTGGAACTGGTGCACTTAATTGGCCTAGAAGATCGCTACCCCCATCAATTATCAGGAGGTCAGCAGCAACGTGTCGCGATTGCTCGATCGCTGGCGTGCCAACCTGATTTATTGTTGCTTGATGAACCTTTTTCTAATATTGATACGCAAGTTCGCCATGAATTAATTCGTGATATTCGTAACATCTTTAAACAACAAGGTGTTACGGCCATTTTTGTCACGCATTCTCGAGAGGAAGCGTTCGCATTTTCCGATAAAATGGCGGTAATGAATAAAGGGGTGATTGAGCAGTTTGGTTCAGCTGCACAGCTTTATTACCAGCCATCGAGTAAATTTGTAGCTAATTTTCTCGGAGGTGGTTGTTATCTTCCTGCCGAAAAATTATCTGATGGTCAATTTGATACGGTGTTAGGCACATTGCTTATCACTTCTAAAAATCAGATTGAAATCGGGAAAGCGTGCGAGATTCTATTGCGACCGCAGCAAGTATTGTTACTGCATGATGAAGAAAGCGAGATCCGTGTCATTGAGCAGCAGTTTATGGGGGATCACTGTCGTTACGTTATTGATGTTCACGGCGTGCATTTGTTAGCGCAATCTAATCACCTTTTAGAGGTAGGGCAAAAGGTGAATGTTGAAGTGGATTGTGAAGAGGCATTGGTTTTTTAA